The following proteins are encoded in a genomic region of Alistipes shahii WAL 8301:
- a CDS encoding riboflavin synthase, with translation MFSGIVERTAEVVSIRTDRQNKDFTLRADFCKELKIDQSIAHNGVCLTVVDITEDTYTVTAMKETLDRSNLGLLREGDLVNLERSMKPDALLDGHIVQGHVDQTAVCTAKEDADGSWYFTFEYEPQGAGLCTVEKGSVTVNGVSLTVCDSKESSFRVAIIPYTFEHTNFCRIEVGSVVNLEFDIVGKYIARLMQNYMK, from the coding sequence ATGTTTTCAGGCATCGTGGAACGTACGGCGGAAGTGGTTTCGATCCGCACGGACCGTCAGAACAAGGATTTCACGCTCCGGGCGGATTTCTGCAAGGAGTTGAAAATCGACCAGAGCATAGCACATAACGGCGTATGTTTGACAGTTGTGGACATCACGGAGGACACCTACACCGTGACGGCCATGAAGGAGACGCTCGACAGGAGCAACCTCGGGTTGCTGCGCGAAGGCGATCTGGTCAACCTCGAACGGTCGATGAAACCCGATGCCCTGCTCGACGGGCACATCGTGCAGGGGCACGTCGACCAGACGGCGGTCTGCACGGCGAAGGAGGATGCCGACGGAAGCTGGTACTTCACCTTCGAGTACGAGCCGCAGGGCGCCGGACTCTGCACGGTCGAGAAAGGTTCGGTGACGGTCAACGGCGTGAGCCTCACGGTCTGCGACTCGAAAGAGAGCAGTTTCCGGGTGGCGATCATTCCCTACACCTTCGAGCACACGAATTTTTGCCGCATCGAAGTCGGTTCGGTCGTGAACCTCGAATTCGACATCGTCGGCAAATACATCGCCCGGCTGATGCAAAACTACATGAAGTAA
- the dnaG gene encoding DNA primase, whose translation MIDRETVDRIYAAANIVDIIGEYVTLKRKGVNYQACCPFHNEKTPSFVVSPSKGVYKCFGCGKGGNAVTFLMEHENITYPEALKMVAKRYGIEVKEKEMTEEEVRRNDDRESMFALNGWAAEYFANYLHRETEGQSVGLAYFRQKRGMTDATIRKFGLGFCPAKGDRMSKDALAAGYKQEFLVSTGLSLQRESDGSLYDRFRDRVIFPVHNISGRIVAFGGRTLRTDKQVAKYQNSPESEIYSKKRELYGLYFAKKAIQQQDFAIMVEGYTDVISMHQAGVENVVSSSGTSLTTEQIRLLNRFTKNITVIYDGDSAGIHASLRGIDMILKEGMNVRVVLLPEPEDPDSFARSHTASELQEYIRANEQDFLEFKAKLLLQDAEGDPIRKAALIADMVQSVSVIPDPIQRSVYIKECARIMDIDEQILISEVARKRMTTSGDRETDEFLRRQTTLRQREAQQPGVEFVKQVEAGSSFETLEREIVKYLLKYGHCSFDFKEGRTMVACNVAEVIFSELSDDNIAFRNPVYNKIMAAYREQWAQLGTGVEVPAHVFLNHIDPEVCNMSVDILTSDDNYVASELWRRKEIHIDTDAEMLAVGVPKAVTLYKSKVIEALIKELQGRLGDENISDEEMRDVVQRLTAYNQVKVTIANKIQRLIL comes from the coding sequence ATGATCGACCGGGAAACAGTAGACCGCATTTACGCCGCCGCCAATATCGTGGATATTATCGGCGAATACGTCACGCTCAAACGCAAGGGCGTGAACTACCAGGCGTGCTGTCCGTTCCACAACGAGAAAACCCCGTCGTTCGTCGTGTCGCCCTCGAAGGGCGTCTACAAGTGTTTCGGATGCGGCAAGGGCGGCAACGCCGTGACCTTCCTGATGGAACACGAGAACATCACCTATCCCGAGGCGCTGAAGATGGTGGCCAAGCGCTACGGCATCGAGGTCAAGGAGAAGGAGATGACCGAGGAGGAGGTGCGACGCAACGACGACCGCGAGTCGATGTTCGCCCTGAACGGCTGGGCTGCGGAGTACTTCGCCAATTACCTCCACCGCGAGACCGAAGGGCAGAGCGTGGGCCTGGCCTATTTCCGTCAGAAGCGCGGCATGACCGACGCCACGATCCGGAAATTCGGACTGGGATTCTGTCCGGCGAAGGGCGACCGGATGTCGAAGGACGCCCTGGCGGCGGGTTACAAACAGGAGTTTCTCGTCTCGACGGGGCTTTCGCTGCAACGCGAGAGCGACGGGTCGCTCTACGACCGCTTCCGCGACCGTGTGATCTTCCCCGTGCACAACATTTCGGGGCGCATCGTGGCGTTCGGAGGCCGCACGCTGCGCACCGACAAGCAGGTGGCCAAGTACCAGAACTCCCCCGAGAGCGAGATATACAGCAAGAAACGCGAACTTTACGGTCTCTATTTCGCCAAGAAGGCCATTCAGCAGCAGGATTTCGCCATCATGGTCGAAGGATACACCGATGTGATTTCGATGCATCAGGCAGGGGTCGAGAACGTCGTGTCTTCGTCCGGCACGTCGCTTACGACGGAGCAGATACGCCTGCTGAACCGCTTTACGAAGAATATCACGGTGATCTACGACGGCGATTCGGCGGGCATTCACGCCTCGCTGCGCGGTATCGACATGATCTTGAAGGAGGGCATGAACGTGCGCGTGGTGCTGCTGCCCGAGCCGGAGGACCCCGATTCGTTCGCGCGCAGCCATACGGCATCCGAGTTGCAGGAGTATATCCGCGCCAACGAGCAGGACTTCCTGGAGTTCAAGGCCAAACTGCTGTTGCAGGACGCCGAGGGCGACCCGATCCGCAAAGCGGCGCTGATCGCCGACATGGTGCAGTCGGTGTCGGTGATTCCCGATCCGATTCAGCGCTCGGTCTACATCAAGGAGTGCGCGCGGATCATGGACATCGACGAGCAGATACTCATTTCGGAGGTGGCGCGCAAGCGCATGACCACGTCGGGCGACCGCGAGACCGACGAGTTCCTGCGCCGTCAGACGACCCTCCGGCAGCGGGAGGCGCAGCAGCCCGGGGTGGAGTTCGTCAAACAGGTCGAGGCGGGGAGCAGTTTCGAGACGCTGGAGCGCGAGATCGTGAAATACCTGCTCAAGTACGGGCACTGCTCGTTCGATTTCAAGGAGGGCCGGACGATGGTGGCGTGCAACGTCGCGGAGGTGATTTTCTCGGAGCTCAGCGACGACAACATCGCCTTCCGCAATCCGGTCTACAACAAGATCATGGCGGCCTACCGCGAGCAGTGGGCGCAGCTGGGGACGGGGGTGGAGGTTCCGGCGCACGTCTTCCTGAACCATATCGACCCCGAGGTGTGCAACATGTCGGTGGACATCCTCACCTCGGACGACAACTATGTGGCCAGCGAGCTGTGGCGGCGTAAGGAGATCCACATCGACACCGACGCCGAGATGCTGGCCGTGGGGGTTCCGAAGGCCGTGACGCTCTACAAGTCGAAGGTGATCGAGGCGCTGATCAAGGAGTTGCAGGGCCGGCTGGGCGACGAGAACATTTCCGACGAGGAGATGCGCGACGTGGTGCAGCGGCTTACGGCCTACAATCAGGTCAAAGTAACGATTGCAAATAAGATACAACGATTGATTTTATAA
- the uvrB gene encoding excinuclease ABC subunit UvrB: MDFKLVSDYAPMGDQPEAIGQLVSSIEHGSKHNTLLGVTGSGKTFTVANVIARLNRPTLVLSHNKTLAAQLYGEFRNFFPENAVEYFVSYYDYYQPEAYLPSTDTYIEKDLQINAEIEKMRLGTVATLLSGRRDVIVVSSVSCLYGAGNPADFHATAINIKVGQVVSYKHFLYKLVEALYTRTERELEPATFRVNGDTVDIMAAFGEFGNQCFRVMFFDNEVEAIQSIDPVTGQRIASLDSITLYATNLFVTTKERINAAVQQIYLDLGKQIEFFERAGRPMEAQRIKQRVEYDLEMIKELGYCPGIENYSRYFDGRAAGTRPFCLIDYFPKDYLMVVDESHVTLPQVHAMFGGDRARKENLVEYGFRLPAAKDNRPLTFSEFEQLQGTSIYVSATPADYELMKSEGVIVEQLIRPTGLVDPPLEVRVTLNQIDDLIGEIDKRVKNDDKVLVTTITKRMAEELSKYFDRVGVRNRYIHSDVDTLERIQILEDLRAGMFDVLVGVNLLREGLDLPEVALVAILDADKEGFLRNVRSLTQIAGRAARHSQGNVILYADTCTDSMRYAIEQSNRRREKQVRYNMEHEMLPRQAQKSGSGQSALLAGRVDTSEVNMTAYPIAEDHYAAAADVQKSYTASENIDALIDKAREEMERAAKSLNFLAAAKFRDRMYELQKLREENRNQNSQFTIHNS; this comes from the coding sequence ATGGATTTCAAGTTAGTATCGGACTATGCCCCGATGGGCGACCAGCCGGAGGCGATCGGGCAGCTCGTCAGCTCGATCGAACACGGGTCCAAACACAACACGCTGCTGGGCGTGACGGGTTCGGGAAAGACTTTCACGGTGGCCAACGTCATCGCGCGGCTGAACCGTCCGACGCTGGTCCTGAGCCACAACAAGACCCTCGCGGCGCAGTTGTACGGGGAGTTCCGCAACTTCTTCCCGGAGAACGCCGTGGAATATTTCGTGTCGTATTACGACTACTACCAGCCGGAGGCCTACCTGCCTTCGACGGACACCTATATCGAGAAAGACCTCCAGATCAACGCCGAGATCGAGAAGATGCGCCTCGGCACGGTCGCCACGCTGCTGTCGGGCCGCCGCGACGTGATCGTCGTGTCGAGCGTCTCGTGCCTCTACGGCGCGGGCAACCCGGCGGACTTCCACGCCACGGCCATCAACATCAAGGTGGGGCAGGTCGTCAGCTACAAGCATTTCCTCTACAAGCTGGTCGAGGCGCTCTACACCCGCACCGAACGCGAGCTGGAGCCTGCGACGTTCCGCGTCAACGGCGACACGGTGGACATCATGGCGGCCTTCGGCGAGTTCGGCAACCAATGCTTCCGCGTGATGTTCTTCGACAACGAGGTGGAGGCCATCCAGTCGATCGACCCCGTCACGGGACAGCGCATCGCCTCGCTCGACAGCATCACGCTCTACGCCACGAACCTGTTCGTGACGACCAAAGAGCGCATCAACGCCGCCGTGCAGCAGATCTACCTCGACCTGGGCAAGCAGATCGAGTTCTTCGAACGCGCCGGGCGTCCGATGGAGGCGCAGCGCATCAAGCAGCGCGTGGAGTACGACCTCGAAATGATCAAGGAGCTGGGCTACTGCCCGGGCATCGAGAACTACTCGCGCTACTTCGACGGCCGCGCCGCCGGGACGCGCCCCTTCTGCCTGATCGACTATTTCCCGAAGGACTACCTGATGGTCGTGGACGAGAGCCACGTCACCCTGCCGCAGGTCCACGCCATGTTCGGCGGCGACCGCGCCCGCAAGGAGAACCTCGTGGAGTACGGCTTCCGCCTCCCGGCGGCCAAGGACAACCGCCCGTTGACCTTCTCGGAGTTCGAACAGTTGCAGGGCACGTCGATCTACGTGAGCGCCACGCCCGCGGACTACGAGCTGATGAAGAGCGAGGGCGTGATCGTCGAACAGCTGATCCGCCCCACGGGGCTGGTGGACCCGCCGCTGGAGGTGCGCGTGACGCTGAACCAGATCGACGACCTGATCGGGGAGATCGACAAGCGCGTGAAGAACGACGACAAGGTGCTCGTGACGACCATCACCAAACGCATGGCCGAGGAGCTTTCGAAATACTTCGACCGCGTGGGCGTACGCAACCGCTACATCCACTCGGACGTCGACACGCTGGAGCGCATCCAGATTCTCGAAGACCTGCGGGCCGGGATGTTCGACGTGCTGGTGGGCGTGAACCTGCTGCGCGAGGGACTCGACCTGCCGGAGGTGGCGCTCGTGGCGATCCTCGACGCCGACAAGGAGGGATTCCTGCGCAACGTCCGGTCGCTCACGCAGATCGCCGGACGCGCCGCGCGCCACTCGCAGGGCAACGTGATCCTCTACGCCGACACCTGCACCGACTCGATGCGCTACGCCATCGAGCAGAGCAACCGCCGCCGCGAGAAGCAGGTGCGCTACAACATGGAGCACGAAATGCTGCCGCGGCAGGCGCAGAAGAGCGGCTCGGGACAGAGCGCGCTGCTGGCGGGCCGCGTCGACACGTCGGAGGTCAACATGACGGCCTACCCCATCGCCGAAGACCACTACGCGGCGGCGGCCGACGTGCAGAAAAGCTACACGGCCAGCGAGAACATCGACGCGCTGATCGACAAGGCCCGCGAGGAGATGGAACGCGCGGCCAAATCGCTGAACTTCCTCGCCGCGGCGAAATTCCGCGACCGGATGTACGAACTCCAGAAACTGCGGGAGGAGAACCGGAATCAGAATTCACAATTCACAATTCACAATTCATAA
- a CDS encoding GtrA family protein: MALAELIIRAIDWFYIRPVAAVLPRQVFRYAVCGGVTYILFDPVCYFLFYNFIVAHRYVDLGFVVVSPHIAAMILVFPFTFFVGFWLNRYVAFRRSPIGAGTQLLRYLLSVAGSVLLTYAGLKFFVEVCGVWPTPAKMVTTLLTTVYSFLAAKYFTFRHAEKPE, encoded by the coding sequence ATGGCCCTTGCGGAGTTGATAATCCGGGCGATCGACTGGTTTTACATCCGGCCCGTCGCCGCGGTCCTGCCCCGGCAGGTGTTCCGTTACGCGGTCTGCGGCGGTGTGACCTACATCCTGTTCGATCCCGTCTGCTATTTCCTCTTTTACAATTTCATCGTGGCGCACCGCTACGTCGACCTGGGATTCGTGGTCGTCTCCCCGCACATCGCGGCGATGATTCTCGTCTTTCCGTTCACCTTCTTCGTGGGCTTCTGGCTCAACCGTTACGTGGCGTTCCGCCGGTCGCCGATCGGGGCCGGGACGCAGCTTCTGCGCTACCTGCTTTCGGTGGCGGGGTCGGTGCTGCTGACCTATGCGGGGCTGAAGTTCTTCGTGGAAGTCTGCGGCGTGTGGCCCACGCCGGCGAAGATGGTCACGACGCTGCTGACGACGGTTTACAGTTTCCTCGCAGCCAAATATTTCACCTTCCGCCACGCGGAAAAACCGGAATAG
- the lgt gene encoding prolipoprotein diacylglyceryl transferase has protein sequence MLQPLSVVWNFDPVLFSIGSLDIRYYGLMWALAILIGAKFFDNFVNREGLPAKVSESIFIYGTLATILGARLGHCLFYDTMEYLSKPWTIITGFRDGGMASHGAAIGLLIGLWLFSRRNKLPYIWSLDRIMIPVGIGGAIVRLGNLFNSEIFGQATTLPWGFEFVRSHKWVAEFAPAAVHPTQIYEALCYLATFGILCWLYYRRDIARRRPGILFGIGLIGTFLTRFFIEYIKTEQEPFEVGWALDMGQWLSIPFILLGIYMIWRGATRPGTVPAPVPKAPAATPKKKKK, from the coding sequence ATTCTACAACCTCTTTCCGTTGTCTGGAATTTCGATCCGGTGCTGTTCAGCATCGGGTCGCTCGACATCCGTTATTATGGGCTGATGTGGGCGCTGGCCATTCTGATCGGCGCGAAATTCTTCGATAACTTCGTCAATCGCGAAGGACTTCCCGCAAAGGTCTCGGAGTCGATTTTCATTTACGGAACACTCGCCACGATCCTCGGCGCGCGGCTCGGCCACTGTCTGTTCTACGACACGATGGAATACCTTTCGAAGCCGTGGACCATCATCACGGGATTCCGCGACGGCGGAATGGCCAGCCACGGCGCGGCCATAGGCCTGCTGATCGGGTTGTGGCTCTTCTCGCGCCGCAACAAACTGCCTTATATCTGGTCGCTGGACCGCATTATGATTCCGGTGGGCATCGGCGGTGCGATCGTGCGGTTGGGCAACCTGTTCAACTCGGAGATTTTCGGCCAGGCGACGACCCTGCCGTGGGGCTTCGAGTTCGTCCGTTCGCACAAGTGGGTGGCCGAGTTCGCCCCTGCGGCGGTGCACCCGACGCAGATTTACGAGGCGCTCTGCTACCTGGCGACTTTCGGCATCCTTTGCTGGCTCTATTACAGGAGGGATATTGCGCGCCGCCGTCCGGGCATTCTGTTCGGAATCGGCCTGATCGGTACGTTCCTCACGCGCTTTTTCATCGAGTACATCAAAACCGAGCAGGAGCCTTTCGAAGTGGGCTGGGCTTTGGACATGGGCCAGTGGCTCAGCATTCCCTTCATCCTGCTGGGAATCTATATGATCTGGCGGGGCGCGACCCGGCCCGGAACGGTTCCGGCCCCGGTGCCGAAAGCCCCGGCCGCAACGCCTAAAAAGAAGAAAAAATGA
- a CDS encoding sensor histidine kinase, whose protein sequence is MVHIKTKEGASLWIALLATAIVAVGMVIQHIEWWITLCTSVGVFVVVALAALFIIRKYVAYKLKPIYSIVLSRDVHTNEIFSELKDKRVENIGEELTAWADTNDREIARLKEAECFRKQYLGNVAHELKTPIFNIQGYISTLLDGGLEDELINRKYLERAEKSIDRLINIVNDLDTISKLESSMNKLNLERFDVVALAKEIAEQAEMEADRKEIRISVKGTDNLPSPFWVLADKHYIGQVFVNLIINSIRYGKEGGQTRIRFRDMLDKILIEVEDNGSGIAKEDLPRVFERFYRTDKGRSREQGGTGLGLAIVKHIVEAHGERITVRSELGVGSTFSFTLKKVNLQEMK, encoded by the coding sequence ATGGTACACATCAAGACAAAGGAGGGCGCGTCGCTGTGGATCGCCCTGCTCGCCACGGCGATCGTCGCCGTGGGTATGGTTATACAGCATATCGAATGGTGGATCACGCTCTGCACGTCGGTCGGGGTGTTCGTCGTGGTGGCGCTCGCGGCGCTGTTCATCATCCGCAAGTACGTGGCTTACAAACTCAAGCCGATCTATTCGATCGTGCTTTCGCGCGACGTGCACACCAACGAGATCTTCTCGGAACTGAAGGACAAGCGCGTCGAGAACATCGGCGAGGAGCTGACGGCCTGGGCCGACACCAACGACCGGGAGATCGCCCGGCTGAAAGAGGCCGAGTGCTTCCGCAAGCAATATCTGGGCAACGTGGCCCACGAACTGAAAACCCCGATATTCAATATCCAGGGATATATTTCGACGCTGCTGGACGGAGGGCTGGAGGACGAACTGATCAACCGCAAATACCTCGAACGCGCCGAGAAGAGCATCGACCGTCTGATCAACATCGTCAACGACCTCGACACCATTTCGAAACTCGAAAGCAGCATGAACAAGCTCAATCTGGAGCGATTCGACGTGGTGGCGCTGGCCAAGGAGATCGCCGAGCAGGCCGAGATGGAGGCCGACAGGAAGGAGATCCGGATTTCGGTCAAGGGGACCGACAACCTGCCTTCGCCCTTCTGGGTGCTGGCTGACAAACACTACATCGGGCAGGTGTTCGTCAACCTGATCATCAACTCGATCCGCTACGGCAAGGAGGGCGGGCAGACCCGCATCCGTTTCCGCGACATGCTGGATAAAATTCTGATCGAGGTGGAGGATAACGGTTCGGGTATTGCCAAGGAGGACCTGCCGCGTGTGTTCGAACGCTTCTACCGTACGGACAAGGGGCGGTCGCGGGAGCAGGGCGGCACGGGACTCGGGCTGGCCATCGTCAAACATATCGTCGAAGCGCACGGCGAACGGATCACGGTCCGCAGCGAACTCGGCGTGGGCAGCACGTTCTCCTTCACGCTGAAGAAGGTGAATTTGCAGGAGATGAAATAG